The following are encoded together in the Gordonia insulae genome:
- a CDS encoding MFS transporter, producing MSNHAVAEADARAAGSAARPSRQRTLDELGPNYKWIALSNTTLGMLIATINSSIVLIALPDIFKGINLNPLEPQNTSYLLWMMMGFLVVTAVLVVSFGRLGDMFGRARMYNMGFAIFTVSSIFLAITWFDGSEAAIWLIFWRIIQGVGGAFLMANSSAILTDAFPANQRGLAMGINGVAAIAGSFLGLLIGGVLAPIQWHFIFLVSVPFGVVGTIWAYLKLHDTGERRRAKMDWWGNITFAVGLIAILIAITYGIQPYGTSNMGWGNPWVLTGLIGGVIVLIAFVFIETKVDSPLFELSLFKNRSFAFGNLANLMASIGRGGLQFILIIWLQGIWLPQHGFDYSRTPLWAGIYMVPMTIGFLLSAPVSGFLSDRLGTKWFTTIGMLITAGTFAALIAIPVDFTYWVFAVIMLINGIGMGLFASPNRAEVMNSLPITSRGSGAGMMTTFQNAAMVLSIGLFFSLMIAGLSKHLPTAMLSGLTANGMPDATANGIAHLPTVGILFAAFLGYNPIREVGGQALQGLPQSSVDHLTGLEFFPHLISDPFSDGLTAAFTFALICCVLGAIASLFTGGSKKAPLMPETVGAELAAVAADAGVGTPSELIDEPRSAAAADSLPRHRLTSAGTAGSQAERPRIAGRITTADGVPLADSAVTVTDVRGHQAGSAAVHADGSYGIHDLADGTYTVIATAPGRSPRALTVSVVGDLIFRRDFALAGGSTVRGVVRDAQRPLAASLVVTDQSGAVVTQVHADSEGRFAIAGLAQGDTVAVTASVPGYQPTSQLVTVDASSHNGIELLLVAIGGVQGSVRTADGTPLEGATVSAIGPEQTIVASVTTDADGRYRIEGLTDAQFTIVANMYEPAAVQVQVVAGERNVADIGLGAGRSPAVS from the coding sequence ATGTCGAATCATGCAGTCGCCGAAGCCGACGCGCGCGCCGCGGGTAGCGCCGCGCGACCGTCCCGGCAACGAACGCTCGACGAACTCGGGCCCAACTACAAGTGGATCGCGCTGTCGAACACCACGTTGGGCATGCTCATCGCCACGATCAACAGCTCGATCGTGCTCATCGCCCTGCCGGACATCTTCAAGGGCATCAACCTCAATCCCCTCGAGCCGCAGAACACCAGCTATCTGCTGTGGATGATGATGGGCTTCCTGGTCGTCACCGCCGTGCTGGTGGTGAGCTTCGGCCGTCTCGGCGACATGTTCGGCCGAGCCCGCATGTACAACATGGGCTTCGCCATCTTCACCGTGTCATCGATCTTTCTGGCGATCACCTGGTTCGACGGCAGCGAGGCCGCGATCTGGCTGATCTTCTGGCGCATCATCCAGGGCGTCGGCGGCGCGTTCCTGATGGCGAACTCCTCGGCCATCCTCACCGACGCCTTCCCCGCCAACCAACGCGGACTCGCCATGGGCATCAACGGTGTCGCGGCGATCGCCGGTTCGTTCCTGGGCCTGCTGATCGGCGGCGTGCTCGCACCGATCCAGTGGCACTTCATCTTCCTCGTCTCGGTGCCCTTCGGCGTCGTCGGCACCATCTGGGCCTACCTCAAGCTGCACGACACCGGCGAGCGCCGTCGCGCCAAGATGGACTGGTGGGGCAACATCACGTTCGCGGTCGGACTCATCGCGATCCTGATCGCGATCACCTACGGCATCCAGCCGTACGGGACATCCAACATGGGGTGGGGCAACCCGTGGGTCCTCACCGGGCTCATCGGTGGCGTGATCGTGTTGATCGCGTTCGTGTTCATCGAGACCAAGGTCGACAGTCCCCTCTTCGAACTGTCGCTGTTCAAGAACCGGTCGTTCGCATTCGGCAACCTCGCCAACCTGATGGCCTCCATCGGACGTGGTGGCCTGCAGTTCATCCTGATCATCTGGTTGCAGGGCATCTGGCTGCCGCAGCACGGCTTCGACTACTCCCGCACCCCGCTGTGGGCGGGCATCTACATGGTGCCGATGACCATCGGCTTCCTGCTGAGCGCGCCGGTCTCCGGCTTCCTCTCCGACCGCCTGGGCACCAAGTGGTTCACCACCATCGGCATGCTGATCACCGCGGGTACGTTCGCGGCGCTGATCGCGATCCCCGTGGACTTCACCTACTGGGTGTTCGCGGTGATCATGCTCATCAACGGAATCGGCATGGGGCTCTTCGCCTCGCCGAACCGCGCCGAGGTGATGAACAGCCTGCCGATCACGTCGCGGGGATCGGGCGCGGGCATGATGACGACGTTCCAGAACGCGGCCATGGTGTTGTCGATCGGACTGTTCTTCTCACTGATGATCGCGGGTCTGAGCAAGCACCTGCCGACCGCCATGCTGAGTGGACTGACCGCCAACGGCATGCCGGACGCGACCGCCAACGGCATCGCACATCTGCCGACGGTCGGCATCCTGTTCGCCGCCTTCCTCGGCTACAACCCCATTCGGGAGGTGGGTGGTCAAGCGCTGCAGGGACTTCCACAGTCGAGCGTCGATCACCTCACCGGACTGGAGTTCTTCCCGCATCTGATCAGCGATCCGTTCTCCGACGGCCTGACGGCGGCGTTCACCTTCGCCCTGATCTGCTGCGTCCTGGGTGCGATCGCGTCGCTGTTCACCGGTGGATCGAAGAAGGCACCGCTGATGCCGGAGACCGTGGGAGCGGAACTGGCGGCGGTGGCCGCCGACGCGGGAGTCGGGACACCGTCGGAGTTGATCGACGAACCGCGGTCGGCCGCGGCAGCGGACTCCCTGCCCCGGCATCGTCTGACGTCGGCCGGAACGGCCGGATCGCAGGCCGAGCGGCCGCGTATCGCCGGTCGGATCACCACGGCCGACGGAGTGCCGCTGGCTGATTCCGCGGTCACCGTGACCGATGTCCGCGGCCATCAGGCGGGCTCCGCCGCGGTGCACGCCGACGGGTCGTACGGCATCCACGATCTGGCCGACGGGACCTACACGGTGATCGCGACGGCACCGGGCCGCTCTCCGCGCGCCCTCACGGTGTCGGTGGTCGGCGACCTGATCTTCCGGCGGGACTTCGCGCTGGCCGGCGGATCGACGGTGCGGGGCGTCGTGCGTGACGCGCAGCGGCCCCTGGCCGCGAGTCTGGTCGTCACCGATCAGTCCGGCGCGGTGGTCACCCAGGTGCACGCCGACTCCGAGGGCCGCTTCGCCATCGCCGGCCTGGCGCAGGGTGACACGGTCGCGGTGACGGCGTCGGTTCCCGGTTACCAGCCGACGAGCCAGCTGGTGACCGTGGACGCGTCCTCGCACAACGGGATCGAACTGCTGCTGGTCGCCATCGGCGGCGTGCAGGGTTCGGTGCGCACCGCCGACGGCACACCGCTGGAGGGTGCCACCGTGTCGGCCATCGGACCCGAGCAGACGATCGTCGCATCGGTGACCACCGACGCGGACGGTCGATACCGGATCGAGGGTCTCACCGACGCCCAGTTCACCATCGTCGCCAACATGTACGAGCCCGCCGCCGTCCAGGTTCAGGTCGTGGCGGGTGAGCGCAACGTCGCCGACATCGGTTTGGGTGCGGGCCGGAGTCCGGCTGTGTCGTAG
- a CDS encoding YceI family protein translates to MSGTITARVSTSTGRALEGAVMTVMSQAGEQQAIVRADADGALVAADIGTGTYTAVITAEGYQPTARVAVVSGSGALNLGQITAARAGGAPVPATGRWEIDPGHSTIEISVRHFGIATIRGRFGDFTGQIEVAEDIEKSAVIAEIKTASIDTDNRTRDDHLRSDAFFDAEQYPIAEFRASQVRPSTDEAWTLSGTLTLRGTAVPVSLELTYLGEVDDPWGGHRAGFRATGSLQRNDFGISFDDKLISGVAQIGSTATVSLDIQAVRTSS, encoded by the coding sequence ATGAGCGGAACGATCACGGCACGCGTGTCGACCTCCACCGGCCGTGCCCTCGAGGGAGCGGTGATGACCGTCATGTCGCAGGCCGGCGAACAGCAGGCCATCGTGCGCGCCGACGCGGATGGCGCCCTGGTCGCCGCCGACATCGGCACCGGCACCTATACCGCGGTGATCACGGCCGAGGGCTATCAACCGACCGCTCGCGTTGCGGTCGTATCCGGTTCCGGCGCGCTGAATCTCGGACAGATCACCGCTGCCCGCGCGGGCGGCGCACCCGTCCCGGCGACCGGCCGCTGGGAGATCGACCCCGGCCATTCGACCATCGAGATCAGTGTCCGTCATTTCGGGATCGCCACCATCCGAGGACGTTTCGGCGACTTCACCGGTCAGATCGAGGTGGCCGAGGACATCGAGAAGTCGGCGGTGATCGCCGAGATCAAGACGGCGAGCATCGACACCGACAACCGGACCCGCGACGACCACCTTCGTTCCGACGCGTTCTTCGACGCCGAGCAGTACCCGATCGCCGAGTTCCGGGCGTCGCAGGTGCGGCCGTCGACCGATGAGGCGTGGACGCTCTCGGGCACTCTGACGCTGCGCGGCACCGCAGTGCCGGTGTCCCTCGAACTGACCTATCTCGGTGAGGTCGACGACCCGTGGGGTGGTCACCGCGCCGGCTTCCGCGCCACCGGGTCGCTGCAACGCAACGACTTCGGGATCAGTTTCGACGACAAGCTGATCAGCGGAGTGGCTCAGATCGGCAGCACCGCGACCGTGAGCCTCGACATCCAGGCCGTCCGCACCAGCTCCTGA
- a CDS encoding MSCRAMM family protein: MQPNINGHRDEGDSSPPSSPGGTIRGDIRRADGSAIADATVTVIDPNGRQAARSVGNPDGTFVIRVAAGGHYVLVVSANGHEPSAVTVAVGSSPVDVEVTLSSMAALGGVVTTSATGEPVAKATVAVADRTGQVTATAVTSADGRWDVSGLSGGTYTVIVTASGCDPVAETVTIDGTAAATIDVVLRTAAELGGVITDGTAADGSPVAHSQVALLDDAGEMAASALTDEHGRYLFANLAPGDYTVIANGYAPVAATIDIEAGRVVTHEFVLGARGQA; this comes from the coding sequence ATGCAGCCCAACATCAACGGACACCGCGACGAGGGCGACTCGTCACCGCCTTCGAGCCCCGGTGGCACTATCCGCGGCGACATCCGTCGCGCGGACGGTAGCGCAATCGCCGACGCGACGGTGACGGTCATCGACCCGAACGGCCGTCAGGCCGCCCGGTCCGTCGGAAATCCCGACGGCACGTTCGTCATCCGGGTCGCCGCGGGTGGCCACTACGTGCTCGTCGTCTCGGCGAACGGCCACGAACCGTCTGCGGTCACCGTGGCCGTCGGCAGCAGTCCGGTCGACGTCGAGGTCACCTTGTCGTCGATGGCCGCGCTGGGCGGCGTCGTGACCACCTCCGCCACCGGCGAGCCCGTCGCCAAGGCGACCGTCGCGGTCGCCGACCGCACCGGACAGGTCACCGCCACCGCCGTCACCAGCGCGGACGGCCGGTGGGACGTGAGCGGACTGTCGGGCGGCACCTACACCGTCATCGTCACCGCATCCGGCTGTGATCCGGTCGCCGAGACCGTGACCATCGACGGGACCGCCGCCGCGACGATCGACGTGGTCCTGCGCACCGCCGCCGAACTCGGCGGAGTGATCACCGACGGCACCGCCGCCGACGGCTCGCCGGTGGCGCACAGCCAGGTAGCGCTGCTCGACGACGCCGGCGAGATGGCGGCCAGCGCACTGACCGACGAGCACGGGCGCTACCTGTTCGCCAACCTCGCGCCCGGCGACTACACCGTCATCGCCAACGGCTATGCGCCGGTCGCGGCGACCATCGACATCGAGGCCGGACGGGTCGTCACGCACGAGTTCGTCCTCGGGGCAAGGGGGCAGGCATGA
- a CDS encoding MarR family winged helix-turn-helix transcriptional regulator, producing the protein MSGSRTIDLTTTTPTGAAAVHRDLIRIGRAVRSRSGEGPLSAGQMCALWTIAQHAPIRATELADREGVAGPTMSRVVATLERHEMVVRTADPHDGRVCLLTPTAAGLDFIRGASSRKSQLFEVALDHLDSDDREKVEQAMRLLADTLCELAVHPGAHAPAVPTTDDAPTEEEN; encoded by the coding sequence GTGTCCGGATCCCGCACGATCGATCTGACGACCACCACACCGACCGGTGCCGCGGCCGTCCATCGCGATCTGATCCGGATCGGACGCGCGGTTCGGTCGAGATCCGGCGAGGGTCCGCTGTCCGCGGGTCAGATGTGTGCGCTGTGGACCATCGCGCAGCATGCGCCGATTCGCGCCACCGAACTCGCCGACCGCGAGGGCGTGGCGGGACCGACGATGTCCCGGGTGGTGGCAACACTCGAACGGCACGAGATGGTGGTGCGCACCGCCGATCCGCACGACGGGCGGGTCTGCCTGCTCACACCGACGGCAGCGGGGCTCGATTTCATCCGGGGCGCATCGTCGCGCAAATCGCAGCTGTTCGAGGTGGCACTCGACCATCTCGACTCGGACGACCGAGAGAAGGTCGAACAGGCCATGCGGTTGCTCGCCGACACCTTGTGCGAGCTCGCCGTCCATCCCGGCGCCCACGCCCCCGCTGTTCCCACCACAGACGACGCCCCGACAGAGGAGGAGAACTGA
- a CDS encoding DoxX family membrane protein — MTLSSNLRVLAAPVLMGAARIALGILWLNEGILKYRAHFGSADIQLVVDGAMSNSRVPGYFTEFATLVMDPLTELFGVAIPAMETGLGIVLVIGVLVRPAAALSAVMLMTYWMADQLIGQYPIMVLLSVAVVAFPHAASGWSLPTLLVSRRTSRAAIPDVHR, encoded by the coding sequence ATGACACTGTCGTCGAACCTTCGCGTCCTCGCCGCACCCGTGCTCATGGGTGCGGCGAGGATCGCCCTCGGCATCCTCTGGCTCAACGAGGGAATCCTGAAGTACCGCGCTCACTTCGGCAGTGCCGACATCCAGTTGGTGGTCGACGGCGCCATGTCCAACAGCCGAGTGCCCGGCTACTTCACCGAGTTCGCGACGCTCGTGATGGACCCTCTCACCGAACTCTTCGGCGTTGCCATCCCGGCGATGGAGACCGGCCTGGGCATCGTCCTGGTCATCGGCGTGCTGGTCCGTCCCGCCGCAGCGCTGTCCGCCGTCATGCTGATGACCTACTGGATGGCCGACCAGCTGATCGGCCAGTACCCGATCATGGTCCTGCTGTCGGTCGCCGTCGTCGCGTTCCCGCACGCCGCGTCAGGGTGGTCACTGCCCACGCTGCTGGTCAGTCGTCGGACGAGTCGGGCCGCGATACCGGATGTGCACCGCTGA
- a CDS encoding DM13 domain-containing protein — MRKSAITGAVGATLIAAAVSLTGCSSDADQPAAATSSAAMMSPQSMMSSPEMMSPQAQMSRTGQFGGLNGKAVSGMAMVSDDEIVLSGFSSDEGPDLHVYLTNGTDQTAVGAGKEIGTVAYDKDSQTFMLEGVDASSYTTVVINCDKAKAVFGAAPLMS; from the coding sequence ATGCGCAAGTCAGCAATCACCGGCGCCGTCGGCGCGACGCTCATCGCCGCGGCGGTGTCGCTCACCGGGTGCAGCTCGGACGCGGACCAACCGGCCGCCGCGACGTCGTCCGCGGCGATGATGTCGCCACAGAGCATGATGTCGTCACCGGAGATGATGTCGCCGCAGGCCCAGATGTCCCGGACGGGCCAGTTCGGCGGGCTCAACGGAAAAGCCGTGTCCGGCATGGCGATGGTCAGCGACGACGAGATCGTCCTGTCGGGATTCTCCTCCGACGAAGGACCCGATCTGCACGTCTACCTGACGAACGGCACCGACCAGACCGCGGTCGGCGCCGGCAAGGAGATCGGCACCGTCGCCTACGACAAGGACTCCCAGACCTTCATGCTCGAGGGTGTCGACGCCTCCTCCTACACCACGGTCGTGATCAACTGCGACAAGGCGAAGGCCGTCTTCGGTGCCGCACCGCTGATGTCATGA
- a CDS encoding response regulator transcription factor: MIVEDDPTVLTVVGDYLRAAGYPVAQFADGDAARIALSADVPDVLVLDRMLPGVSGDELCREVRASAPQVAIIMLTALDSVDERINGLEYGADDYVAKPFALRELQLRIDATIRRARGATTSVSPFAVGPFRVDPARRRIWLDDHEISLTTREYELFLFFLQNPERIHSRDEILREVWGWSFGEASTVTVHVRRLREKIEPEPRFPRHLLTEWGAGYRFTVQESE; the protein is encoded by the coding sequence ATGATCGTGGAAGATGATCCCACCGTGCTGACGGTGGTGGGTGACTACCTGCGTGCGGCAGGTTATCCGGTGGCCCAGTTCGCCGACGGAGACGCTGCCCGGATCGCGTTGTCCGCCGACGTTCCCGACGTGCTCGTCCTCGATCGCATGCTGCCGGGGGTCAGCGGCGACGAGCTCTGTCGCGAGGTGCGGGCCTCGGCACCCCAGGTCGCGATCATCATGCTCACCGCGCTCGACTCCGTTGATGAGCGGATCAACGGACTCGAATACGGCGCCGACGACTATGTCGCCAAGCCGTTTGCGCTGCGGGAGTTGCAACTTCGCATCGACGCCACGATCCGGCGTGCCCGCGGCGCCACCACCTCGGTGTCTCCGTTCGCGGTGGGACCGTTCCGCGTCGACCCCGCTCGCCGTCGCATCTGGCTCGACGACCACGAGATATCGCTGACCACAAGAGAGTACGAGCTGTTCCTGTTCTTCCTGCAGAATCCCGAGCGGATCCACTCGCGTGACGAGATCCTGCGCGAGGTGTGGGGATGGTCGTTCGGGGAGGCGTCGACGGTCACCGTTCACGTCCGGCGTCTGCGCGAGAAGATCGAACCCGAACCGCGCTTTCCCCGCCACCTGCTCACCGAGTGGGGAGCCGGTTATCGATTCACGGTGCAGGAGTCCGAATGA
- a CDS encoding sensor histidine kinase, with the protein MMLSVKDILLIVGITAVCTAVVTGVALLIMRLNRRGSITSQFAVVVAAAPVAVVASTMAIASEMYVSQHDLQVLIWVVLISALLSLLAAVVTGRSARARMGAIRESALRIGDGEVVDDDAHGWKEFADVSTALADTSERLAAARAEIARLDASRRQFFAWISHDLRTPLTGVRAMAEVLEDGAAEDPADYARRIRVQVDTMSRLVDDLFDLSRIQSDALALHCESVGLLDIVSDAVADVAHIATDRDVRVVQAGIADCMLWADPHELTRVVVNLLTNSLRHAPSGSEILVSAHRSDDARVVLSVLDHGSGVAAEDLGHMFEIGWRANTARTPDKPTGTASAGAGLGLAIVRGIVEAHGGDVSAQHVPEGFRLDVVLPTAAG; encoded by the coding sequence ATGATGCTGAGTGTCAAGGATATTCTCCTGATCGTCGGGATCACCGCGGTGTGTACGGCGGTGGTCACCGGCGTCGCGCTGCTCATCATGCGACTCAACCGGCGCGGTTCGATCACCTCCCAGTTCGCGGTGGTGGTGGCCGCGGCGCCGGTTGCCGTTGTCGCGTCGACGATGGCGATCGCGTCGGAGATGTATGTGTCGCAGCATGATCTGCAGGTGTTGATCTGGGTGGTGCTGATCTCGGCGCTGTTGAGTCTGCTCGCGGCGGTCGTGACCGGCCGGTCGGCGCGGGCCAGGATGGGTGCGATCAGGGAATCGGCTCTGCGCATCGGCGACGGCGAGGTCGTCGATGACGACGCGCACGGCTGGAAGGAGTTCGCCGACGTCTCGACCGCGCTTGCCGACACCTCCGAACGTCTGGCGGCCGCGCGGGCGGAGATCGCCCGGCTCGACGCCTCCCGCCGGCAGTTCTTCGCGTGGATCTCCCACGACCTGCGCACGCCCCTGACCGGCGTCCGGGCGATGGCCGAGGTCCTCGAGGACGGGGCCGCAGAGGACCCCGCCGACTACGCACGCCGAATCCGCGTCCAGGTCGACACCATGAGCCGCCTGGTGGACGACCTGTTCGACCTCTCCAGAATTCAGAGCGACGCGTTGGCGCTGCACTGCGAATCCGTCGGGTTGCTCGACATCGTGTCGGATGCGGTCGCCGACGTCGCGCACATCGCAACCGACCGCGACGTCCGGGTGGTGCAGGCCGGCATTGCCGACTGCATGCTGTGGGCCGACCCGCACGAGCTGACCCGCGTGGTGGTCAACCTTCTGACCAACAGCCTGCGGCATGCCCCGTCGGGGTCGGAGATCCTCGTCTCGGCCCATCGCAGCGATGATGCGCGCGTGGTCCTGAGCGTGCTGGACCACGGCAGCGGCGTGGCCGCGGAGGACCTTGGGCACATGTTCGAGATCGGTTGGCGGGCGAATACGGCCCGGACCCCGGACAAGCCGACCGGCACCGCGTCGGCGGGCGCCGGCCTGGGGTTGGCCATCGTCCGGGGGATCGTCGAGGCGCACGGCGGCGACGTGAGCGCCCAGCATGTTCCGGAGGGCTTCCGTCTCGACGTCGTGCTGCCCACGGCGGCCGGCTGA
- the ppk2 gene encoding polyphosphate kinase 2 has translation MGKKKKSKKVKSHKHANRGTIAPLPDIDDRESDSATEPLMKNKEFRELIKPLHAELVAMQEWVKSTGAKVCVIFEGRDTAGKGGVIKAITERVSPRVFRVVALPTPTEREKSQMFLQRYVSHLPAAGEVVIFDRSWYNRAGVERVMGFCTEEQSMQFLADVPEFERAVVRSGILLIKYWLEVSEEEQTLRLQSRIEDPRKYWKLSPMDVKSYTRWDDYSKARDDMFRYTDTGWAPWYVANTDDKKRGRLNIITHLLGQVPYTPLEAPDITLPERELSGYSSPNLAITTVPVRY, from the coding sequence ATGGGCAAGAAGAAGAAGTCCAAGAAGGTGAAGTCGCACAAGCATGCGAACCGCGGCACGATCGCTCCGTTGCCGGACATCGACGACCGCGAATCCGACTCCGCAACAGAGCCTCTGATGAAGAACAAAGAGTTCCGGGAGCTGATCAAACCCCTGCATGCGGAACTCGTCGCGATGCAGGAATGGGTGAAGTCCACCGGCGCGAAGGTGTGCGTGATCTTCGAGGGGCGCGACACCGCCGGCAAGGGTGGCGTCATCAAGGCGATCACCGAGCGGGTGAGCCCCCGCGTGTTCCGGGTGGTGGCGTTGCCGACGCCGACCGAACGCGAGAAGTCGCAGATGTTCCTGCAGCGGTACGTATCGCACCTGCCTGCGGCGGGAGAGGTCGTGATCTTCGACCGCAGTTGGTACAACCGGGCGGGCGTCGAGCGCGTGATGGGCTTCTGCACCGAAGAACAGTCCATGCAGTTCCTCGCCGACGTGCCGGAGTTCGAGCGGGCCGTCGTGCGTTCGGGAATCCTGCTCATCAAGTACTGGCTCGAGGTGAGCGAGGAGGAGCAGACGCTCCGGCTGCAGAGCCGAATCGAGGACCCGCGCAAATACTGGAAGCTGTCGCCGATGGACGTGAAGTCGTACACGCGTTGGGACGACTACTCGAAGGCCCGTGACGACATGTTCCGCTACACCGACACGGGCTGGGCGCCGTGGTACGTCGCCAACACCGATGACAAGAAGCGTGGCCGGCTCAACATCATCACCCACCTGCTCGGCCAGGTGCCGTACACGCCGCTCGAGGCGCCGGACATCACGCTGCCCGAGCGGGAGCTCTCCGGCTACAGCAGCCCGAATCTGGCCATCACCACGGTTCCGGTGCGCTACTGA